From Streptomyces sp. NBC_01754, a single genomic window includes:
- a CDS encoding NUDIX hydrolase → MIVWINGASGAGKTSAAHELIDLIPNSTFYDPEATGEHLGRLLPQKRLADITDFQDLPMWRRLVVDTAAALLAELPGVLVVPMTLLRQEYRDEIFGGLASRRIPVRHVLLSPEETILRQRIAERERSAGGAAHSGGSGWARDHIAPYREALSWITGDALTIDTSALTPYETAERIAGAVRTGEARECGIVQSPEPRAETVASGVLLFDERDRVLLVDPTYKPGWEVPGGVVEPGEAPAEAGIREVGEELGITLGTAPKLLLVDWEAPEPPGYGGLRFLFDGGRLTARDAARLLLPGSELRGWRFVTEEEAASLLPPTRYARLRWALRARERGAVLNLEAGAPVG, encoded by the coding sequence GTGATCGTCTGGATCAACGGCGCGTCCGGTGCGGGCAAGACCAGCGCCGCGCACGAACTGATCGACCTGATCCCGAACAGCACCTTCTACGATCCCGAGGCGACCGGCGAGCACCTGGGCCGTCTGCTGCCGCAGAAGAGACTCGCCGACATCACCGACTTCCAGGACCTGCCGATGTGGCGGCGCCTGGTGGTGGACACGGCCGCCGCGCTCCTCGCCGAACTCCCCGGGGTCCTCGTGGTCCCCATGACACTCCTGCGCCAGGAGTACCGCGACGAGATCTTCGGCGGGCTCGCGTCCCGGCGCATCCCGGTGCGCCATGTGCTGCTCTCACCCGAGGAAACGATCCTGCGGCAGCGGATCGCCGAACGGGAGAGGAGTGCCGGCGGTGCGGCGCACAGCGGGGGGAGCGGATGGGCCCGTGACCACATCGCGCCCTACCGGGAGGCGCTGAGCTGGATCACCGGCGACGCCCTCACCATCGACACCAGCGCCCTCACCCCGTACGAGACGGCCGAGCGGATAGCCGGGGCCGTGCGCACCGGCGAGGCCCGTGAGTGCGGCATCGTCCAGAGCCCGGAGCCCAGGGCCGAGACCGTCGCCTCGGGAGTGCTGCTCTTCGACGAGCGGGACCGGGTCCTTCTCGTCGACCCGACGTACAAACCCGGCTGGGAGGTCCCCGGCGGGGTCGTGGAGCCGGGGGAGGCGCCCGCGGAGGCCGGAATCCGGGAGGTGGGCGAGGAGCTGGGTATCACCCTGGGCACCGCTCCCAAGCTGCTGCTGGTCGACTGGGAGGCGCCCGAACCGCCCGGGTACGGGGGACTGCGTTTCCTCTTCGACGGCGGACGCCTGACCGCCCGGGACGCCGCGCGACTGCTGCTTCCCGGCTCCGAACTGCGCGGCTGGCGCTTCGTCACGGAGGAGGAGGCGGCCTCCCTGCTGCCGCCGACCCGCTACGCGCGACTGCGCTGGGCGCTGCGGGCCCGGGAGCGGGGCGCCGTGCTGAACCTGGAGGCCGGGGCCCCGGTGGGCTGA
- a CDS encoding electron transfer flavoprotein subunit alpha/FixB family protein, whose product MAEVLVYVDHVDGAVRKPTLELLTLARRIGEPVAVALGNGAADTAAALAEHGAVKVLTADAPEFADYLVVPKVDALQAAFDAVSPAAVLLPSSAEAKEIGARLALRIGSGIITDAVDLEAGDQGPVATQSAFAASYTTKSRVSKGTPVITVKPNSVAVEAAPAAGAVEALDVSFSEKATGTKVLSRTPRESTGRPELTEAAIVVAGGRGVNGAENFAVIEALADSLGAAVGASRAAVDAGWYPHTSQVGQTGKSVSPQLYIASGISGAIQHRAGMQTSKTIVAINKDAEAPIFELVDYGVVGDLFAVVPQLTDEVKSRKG is encoded by the coding sequence ATGGCTGAAGTACTCGTCTATGTCGACCACGTGGACGGTGCCGTCCGCAAGCCCACGCTGGAGCTGCTGACGCTCGCCCGCCGCATCGGTGAGCCCGTCGCCGTCGCCCTCGGCAACGGCGCCGCCGACACCGCCGCCGCGCTCGCCGAACACGGTGCGGTCAAGGTCCTGACCGCCGACGCGCCGGAGTTCGCCGACTACCTCGTCGTCCCGAAGGTGGATGCCCTCCAGGCCGCCTTCGACGCCGTGTCACCGGCCGCCGTGCTGCTGCCCTCCTCCGCGGAGGCCAAGGAGATCGGTGCCCGGCTCGCGCTCCGTATCGGCTCCGGCATCATCACCGACGCCGTCGACCTGGAGGCCGGTGACCAGGGCCCGGTCGCGACGCAGTCCGCGTTCGCCGCCTCCTACACCACCAAGTCCCGTGTTTCCAAGGGCACTCCGGTCATCACGGTCAAGCCGAACTCGGTCGCCGTGGAGGCCGCCCCGGCGGCGGGCGCCGTCGAGGCCCTGGACGTCTCGTTCTCCGAGAAGGCCACCGGCACCAAGGTCCTCTCCCGCACCCCGCGCGAGTCGACCGGCCGTCCGGAGCTGACCGAGGCCGCGATCGTCGTCGCCGGCGGCCGTGGTGTCAACGGCGCGGAGAACTTCGCGGTCATCGAGGCGCTCGCCGACTCGCTCGGTGCCGCCGTCGGCGCCTCGCGTGCCGCGGTCGACGCCGGCTGGTACCCGCACACCAGCCAGGTCGGCCAGACCGGCAAGTCGGTCTCCCCGCAGCTGTACATCGCCTCCGGGATCTCGGGCGCGATCCAGCACCGGGCCGGTATGCAGACCTCGAAGACCATCGTCGCGATCAACAAGGACGCCGAGGCCCCGATCTTCGAGCTGGTCGACTACGGCGTCGTCGGCGACCTGTTCGCCGTCGTCCCGCAGCTCACCGACGAGGTCAAGTCCCGCAAGGGCTGA
- a CDS encoding thioredoxin family protein: MEGRTAAETLGAAQLGAEPGERATLVQFSTAFCRPCQATRRVLARVAGMVDGVVHIDIDAEANLTLVRHLRISRTPTVLVLDARGRVVRRATGTPRTADVVAALGQAM, translated from the coding sequence ATGGAAGGGCGTACGGCGGCCGAAACACTGGGCGCGGCCCAACTCGGCGCGGAGCCAGGGGAACGCGCGACGCTCGTGCAGTTCTCGACCGCTTTCTGCCGGCCGTGCCAGGCCACCCGGCGCGTCCTGGCGCGCGTGGCCGGGATGGTCGACGGGGTGGTCCACATCGATATCGACGCCGAGGCGAATCTCACGCTGGTACGACACCTGCGGATCAGCCGCACGCCGACCGTCCTGGTGCTCGACGCGCGCGGCCGGGTCGTGCGCAGGGCGACCGGGACACCGCGTACGGCGGACGTCGTCGCCGCCCTGGGACAGGCGATGTGA
- a CDS encoding threonine aldolase family protein, whose protein sequence is MRTDARRHHDPRIRGFASDNYAGAHPEVLAALALANGGHQTAYGEDDYTGHLQRVMHSHFGPTAEAFPVFNGTGANVVALQALTDRWGAVICAESAHINVDEGGAPERMGGLKLLTVPTPDGKLTPELIDRQAYGWDDEHRAMPQVVSITQNTELGTVYTPAEIRAICDHAHERGMKVHLDGARIANAAASLDVPMRAFTTVAGVDVLSFGGTKNGALFGEAVVVLEPDSVRAMKHLRKMSMQLASKMRFVSVQLEALLARDLWLRNARHANAMAQRLAGGVRTVHGVEILHPVQANAVFARLPHDVSERLQKRFRFYFWDETAGDVRWMCAFDTLEEEVDAFVQALKEEMAG, encoded by the coding sequence CTGAGGACCGACGCGCGACGTCACCACGATCCGCGGATACGCGGCTTCGCCAGTGACAACTACGCCGGCGCGCACCCGGAGGTCCTCGCGGCCCTCGCCCTCGCCAACGGCGGACATCAGACCGCCTACGGCGAGGACGACTACACCGGACATCTCCAGCGGGTCATGCACAGCCACTTCGGCCCCACCGCCGAGGCCTTCCCCGTCTTCAACGGCACCGGCGCCAACGTCGTCGCCCTCCAGGCGCTGACCGACCGGTGGGGCGCCGTGATCTGCGCCGAGTCCGCGCACATCAACGTGGACGAGGGCGGCGCGCCGGAGCGGATGGGCGGGCTGAAGCTGCTCACCGTGCCGACCCCGGACGGGAAGCTGACGCCGGAGCTCATCGACCGCCAGGCGTACGGCTGGGACGACGAGCACCGGGCGATGCCGCAGGTCGTCTCGATCACCCAGAACACCGAGCTGGGCACGGTCTACACCCCCGCCGAGATCCGCGCGATCTGCGACCACGCCCACGAGCGCGGGATGAAGGTGCACCTGGACGGAGCCCGGATAGCCAACGCCGCCGCGTCGCTGGACGTCCCGATGCGGGCGTTCACCACCGTGGCCGGGGTCGACGTCCTGTCCTTCGGCGGCACGAAGAACGGCGCGCTGTTCGGCGAGGCCGTCGTCGTCCTGGAGCCGGACTCCGTCCGTGCCATGAAACACCTGCGCAAGATGTCGATGCAGCTCGCCTCCAAGATGAGGTTCGTCTCGGTCCAGCTGGAGGCGCTGCTCGCCCGTGACCTCTGGCTGCGCAACGCCCGCCACGCCAACGCCATGGCGCAGCGGCTCGCCGGGGGCGTCCGCACGGTGCACGGGGTGGAGATCCTCCACCCTGTGCAGGCCAACGCCGTCTTCGCCCGGCTGCCGCACGACGTGTCCGAGCGGTTGCAGAAGCGCTTCCGGTTCTACTTCTGGGACGAGACGGCCGGGGACGTCCGCTGGATGTGCGCCTTCGACACCCTCGAGGAGGAGGTCGACGCGTTCGTGCAGGCGCTCAAGGAGGAGATGGCCGGCTAG
- a CDS encoding chitinase has product MLRRIIGMLTALVTVVATFVLLPAATASAASGFVVSEAQFNQMFPNRNSFYTYSGLTAALSAYPAFADTGGDAVKKQEAAAFLANVSHETGGLVHIVEQNTANYPHYCDTTQPYGCPAGTDAYYGRGPIQLSWNFNYKAAGDALGIDLLGNPWQVEQNASVAWKTGLWYWNTQSGPGTMTPHNAIVDGAGFGETIRSINGSIECDGGNPAQVQSRIDTYQSFVQILGTTPGSNLSC; this is encoded by the coding sequence GTGCTCAGGCGTATCATCGGCATGCTCACCGCGCTGGTCACGGTCGTGGCCACGTTCGTTCTGCTTCCCGCCGCCACGGCTTCGGCGGCCTCGGGCTTCGTCGTCAGCGAGGCGCAGTTCAACCAGATGTTCCCGAACCGGAACTCCTTCTACACCTACAGCGGGCTCACGGCCGCGCTGAGCGCGTACCCGGCCTTCGCCGACACCGGCGGCGACGCGGTGAAGAAGCAGGAGGCGGCGGCGTTCCTCGCCAACGTCAGCCACGAGACCGGCGGTCTGGTCCACATCGTGGAGCAGAACACCGCCAACTACCCGCACTACTGCGACACCACCCAGCCCTACGGCTGCCCGGCCGGCACCGACGCCTACTACGGCCGCGGTCCCATCCAGCTCAGCTGGAACTTCAACTACAAGGCCGCCGGTGACGCCCTCGGCATCGACCTGCTCGGCAACCCCTGGCAGGTCGAGCAGAACGCCTCCGTGGCCTGGAAGACCGGCCTCTGGTACTGGAACACCCAGTCGGGCCCCGGCACCATGACCCCGCACAACGCCATCGTCGACGGTGCCGGGTTCGGTGAGACCATCCGGTCCATCAACGGCAGCATCGAGTGCGACGGCGGCAACCCCGCCCAGGTCCAGAGCCGCATCGACACCTACCAGTCGTTCGTCCAGATCCTCGGCACGACGCCCGGTTCCAACCTGAGCTGCTGA
- a CDS encoding flavin reductase family protein, whose amino-acid sequence MTAPTAGIGTPPTASPELLRSVFRGHAAGVAVITASGGRPVGFTATSLTSVAAEPPLISFGVGTSSSSWPVMAEAEHVGVHILGEGQRELAATFARSGADRFGPSTDWRAGPKGVPLLGGVVAWLICRVVARVPAGDHRVVIAEAVLGEPPHDGRPLVYHQGRFTALRD is encoded by the coding sequence ATGACGGCCCCGACCGCCGGTATCGGCACGCCGCCGACGGCTTCCCCCGAACTGCTGCGCTCCGTCTTCCGCGGTCACGCCGCCGGTGTCGCGGTGATCACCGCGTCCGGCGGGCGTCCGGTGGGCTTCACCGCCACCTCACTCACCTCCGTGGCCGCCGAGCCCCCGCTGATCTCCTTCGGCGTGGGTACCTCGTCCTCCAGCTGGCCGGTGATGGCCGAGGCCGAACACGTCGGCGTGCACATACTCGGCGAGGGCCAGCGGGAGCTGGCCGCCACGTTCGCCCGCAGCGGCGCCGACCGGTTCGGGCCGTCCACCGACTGGCGTGCGGGGCCGAAGGGCGTGCCTCTCCTCGGCGGTGTGGTGGCCTGGCTGATCTGCCGCGTGGTGGCCCGGGTTCCGGCCGGGGACCACCGCGTCGTGATCGCCGAGGCGGTGCTCGGCGAGCCGCCGCACGACGGCCGGCCGCTGGTCTACCACCAGGGCCGGTTCACAGCTCTGCGAGACTGA
- a CDS encoding lysophospholipid acyltransferase family protein — translation MAELVYRPVIGAARTLFKALDLKIDTQGSEHIPKTGGAVLVSNHISYLDFIFTGLGALPQKRLVRFMAKDSVFRHKVSGPLMRGMKHIPVDRSRGEDAYAHALASLRSGEIVGVFPEATISQSFTLKSFKSGAARLAQEAGVPLVPMALWGTQRLWTKGRPRNFRRSHIPVTIRVGEAVEAPADQYAGAITRRLRERVQELLEAAQRAYPVRPKDASDTWWVPAHLGGTAPTPAEVRERG, via the coding sequence ATGGCAGAACTCGTCTATCGACCGGTCATCGGCGCCGCTCGCACACTGTTCAAGGCGCTCGACCTGAAGATCGACACACAGGGTTCGGAGCACATCCCGAAGACCGGTGGTGCTGTACTGGTGAGCAACCACATCAGCTATCTGGACTTCATCTTCACCGGACTCGGGGCACTGCCTCAGAAGCGGCTCGTCCGCTTCATGGCGAAGGACTCGGTCTTCCGGCACAAGGTCTCCGGACCGCTGATGCGCGGCATGAAGCACATCCCCGTCGACCGCAGCAGGGGCGAGGACGCCTACGCGCACGCGCTCGCGTCGCTGCGGTCCGGTGAGATCGTCGGGGTCTTCCCCGAGGCGACCATCTCCCAGTCCTTCACACTGAAGAGTTTCAAGTCGGGCGCGGCACGGCTGGCCCAGGAGGCCGGGGTCCCCCTGGTCCCCATGGCGCTCTGGGGCACCCAGCGGCTGTGGACCAAGGGCCGCCCGCGCAACTTCCGGCGCAGCCACATCCCCGTCACGATCCGTGTGGGCGAGGCCGTCGAGGCCCCTGCCGACCAGTACGCGGGTGCGATCACCCGCCGGCTGCGTGAGCGGGTGCAGGAGCTTCTGGAAGCGGCGCAGCGCGCCTATCCGGTGCGCCCCAAGGACGCGAGCGACACCTGGTGGGTACCCGCCCATCTCGGCGGTACGGCCCCGACGCCCGCCGAGGTGCGCGAGCGCGGCTGA
- a CDS encoding DUF6986 family protein, producing MGQQEQVATSLAGSVGKEIGASLTAVDAELARRYPGDPGTRQPVHTVYVPADVFEAGTVCSWGDRALRALDEHAPGAAAFAEILSVPQELAEAVHDRVRAKLEREPVEDLRIDFEDGYGPRPDAEEDEAAARAARLVAEAYADGTAAPYTGIRMKCMEAEVRDRGIRTTDIFLTGLMRAGGLPDGLVLTLPKVTYPEQVTAFVRLLEAFEEAHGLPAGRLGFEIQIETSQSILAADGTAAVARMIDAARGRATALHYGTFDYSACVGVSPAYQASDHPAADHAKAVMQVAAAGTGVRVCDGSTNVLPVGPTRQVHDAWRLHYGLTRRALARAYYQGWDMHPGHLPTRYAAVYTFYREGLDQAASRLAAYVAKAGGDVMDEPATAKALSGYLLRGIDCGALDTAEVARLTGLGRADLDGFASPRRGGLTVTAP from the coding sequence ATGGGTCAGCAGGAGCAGGTGGCGACGAGCCTTGCCGGCAGCGTAGGCAAGGAGATCGGGGCCTCCCTCACCGCGGTGGACGCCGAACTCGCCCGGCGCTATCCGGGAGACCCCGGCACCCGCCAGCCCGTCCACACGGTCTACGTCCCCGCCGACGTCTTCGAGGCCGGCACCGTGTGCTCCTGGGGCGACCGTGCGCTGCGGGCGCTGGACGAACACGCCCCCGGTGCCGCCGCGTTCGCCGAGATCCTGTCCGTACCGCAGGAGCTCGCCGAGGCCGTCCACGACCGGGTGCGCGCCAAACTGGAGCGGGAACCGGTGGAGGACCTGCGCATCGACTTCGAGGACGGCTACGGTCCCCGCCCGGACGCCGAGGAGGACGAGGCGGCGGCCCGCGCCGCCCGGCTGGTGGCCGAGGCGTACGCGGACGGGACCGCCGCCCCGTACACGGGCATCCGGATGAAGTGCATGGAGGCCGAGGTGCGGGACCGGGGCATCCGCACCACGGACATCTTCCTCACCGGTCTGATGCGGGCCGGGGGCCTGCCGGACGGGCTCGTCCTGACCCTGCCCAAGGTCACGTACCCGGAGCAGGTCACCGCGTTCGTACGGCTGCTGGAGGCCTTCGAGGAGGCCCACGGGCTGCCGGCCGGGCGGCTCGGGTTCGAGATCCAGATCGAGACCAGTCAGTCGATCCTCGCCGCCGACGGGACCGCCGCCGTGGCCCGCATGATCGACGCCGCGCGGGGCCGCGCGACGGCCCTGCACTACGGGACCTTCGACTACAGCGCCTGCGTCGGTGTCAGCCCCGCCTACCAGGCGAGCGACCACCCGGCCGCCGACCATGCCAAGGCGGTGATGCAGGTCGCCGCCGCGGGCACCGGGGTACGCGTCTGCGACGGCTCCACCAACGTCCTGCCCGTCGGCCCCACCCGGCAGGTCCACGACGCGTGGCGGCTGCACTACGGCCTCACCCGGCGCGCGCTGGCCCGTGCCTACTACCAGGGCTGGGACATGCACCCGGGGCACCTGCCCACCCGTTACGCGGCCGTCTACACCTTCTACCGCGAGGGCCTGGACCAGGCGGCCTCCCGGCTCGCCGCCTACGTGGCCAAGGCGGGCGGCGACGTGATGGACGAGCCCGCCACCGCCAAGGCCCTCAGCGGATACCTGCTGCGGGGCATCGACTGCGGTGCGCTGGACACCGCGGAGGTCGCCCGCCTCACCGGCCTCGGCCGCGCGGACCTCGACGGCTTCGCCTCGCCCCGCCGGGGCGGCCTCACGGTGACGGCCCCGTAG
- a CDS encoding ROK family protein, producing MQTDLVAALDIGGTKIAGALVDGAGSLLVRARRATPAREDAESVMGAVSGVLAELKASALWPGVRALGIGSAGPVDASAGTVSPVNVPGWRGFPLVRRVAAVTGGLPVVLVGDGVAMTAAEHWLGAARGYDNALCMVVSTGVGGGLVLGGKVHRGPTGNAGHIGHISVDLDGDACPCGARGCVERLASGPNIARRALEHGWRPGPDGDVTAAAVGASARAGDPVAVASYERAAQALAAGIAATAGLVEIDIAVIGGGVAGAGDVLFAPLRRSLHDYATLSFVRRLTVAPALMGTDAGLVGAAAAVPASGGNGVRAVAAQ from the coding sequence ATGCAAACCGACCTCGTCGCCGCTCTGGACATCGGCGGCACCAAGATCGCCGGCGCCTTGGTGGACGGCGCCGGATCCCTGCTCGTACGGGCCAGACGGGCGACGCCGGCCCGGGAGGACGCCGAATCGGTGATGGGCGCGGTGAGCGGCGTGCTGGCCGAGCTGAAGGCCTCCGCGCTGTGGCCCGGCGTGCGTGCCCTCGGGATCGGCAGCGCGGGCCCGGTCGACGCGTCGGCGGGCACGGTCAGCCCGGTCAACGTCCCCGGCTGGCGCGGGTTCCCGCTGGTGCGGCGGGTCGCGGCGGTGACGGGCGGGCTGCCGGTGGTGCTGGTCGGTGACGGTGTGGCGATGACGGCGGCCGAGCACTGGCTGGGCGCGGCACGCGGCTACGACAACGCCCTGTGCATGGTGGTCTCCACCGGCGTCGGGGGCGGCCTCGTGCTGGGCGGGAAGGTCCACCGCGGTCCCACGGGCAACGCCGGCCACATCGGCCACATCAGCGTCGATCTGGACGGCGACGCCTGTCCGTGCGGGGCCCGTGGCTGCGTCGAGCGTCTGGCCAGCGGCCCGAACATCGCCCGGCGGGCCCTGGAGCACGGCTGGCGACCCGGGCCGGACGGTGACGTGACGGCGGCCGCCGTGGGCGCCTCCGCACGGGCGGGCGATCCGGTGGCCGTCGCCTCGTACGAGAGGGCGGCCCAGGCGCTCGCCGCGGGCATCGCCGCCACCGCCGGCCTGGTCGAGATCGACATCGCGGTGATCGGCGGCGGGGTGGCGGGAGCGGGCGACGTCCTCTTCGCGCCGCTGCGCAGGTCCCTGCACGACTACGCCACCCTCTCCTTCGTCCGGCGGCTCACGGTGGCCCCGGCGCTCATGGGTACCGACGCGGGCCTGGTGGGCGCCGCGGCGGCGGTCCCGGCGAGCGGGGGCAACGGGGTACGGGCGGTGGCGGCGCAGTAG
- a CDS encoding electron transfer flavoprotein subunit beta/FixA family protein: MSLRIVVCVKYVPDATGDRHFADDLTLDRDDVDGLLSELDEYAVEQALQIADEADDAEITVLTVGPEDAKDALRKALSMGADKAVHVEDDDLHGTDVIGTSLVLAKAIEKTGYDLVICGMASTDGVMGVLPALLSERLGVPQVTLLSEVSVEDGTVKGRRDGDSASEQLEASLPAVVSVTDQSGEARYPSFKGIMAAKKKPVESLDLEDLEIEADEVGLEGSWTAVDSATERPARTAGTIVKDEGEGGRQLAEFLAGQKFI; this comes from the coding sequence GTGAGCTTGAGGATCGTTGTCTGTGTGAAGTACGTGCCCGACGCCACCGGCGACCGGCATTTCGCCGATGACCTGACCCTGGACCGGGACGACGTCGACGGTCTGCTGTCGGAGCTCGACGAGTACGCCGTCGAGCAGGCGCTGCAGATCGCCGACGAGGCGGACGACGCGGAGATCACCGTGCTGACGGTGGGGCCCGAGGACGCCAAGGACGCGCTGCGCAAGGCGCTGTCGATGGGTGCCGACAAGGCCGTCCACGTCGAGGACGACGACCTGCACGGCACCGACGTCATCGGCACCTCCCTGGTGCTCGCCAAGGCGATCGAGAAGACCGGTTACGACCTGGTCATCTGCGGCATGGCGTCCACCGACGGCGTCATGGGCGTCCTGCCGGCGCTGCTGTCGGAGCGCCTCGGCGTCCCGCAGGTCACGCTGCTCTCCGAGGTCTCGGTCGAGGACGGCACGGTCAAGGGCCGCCGCGACGGCGACAGCGCCAGCGAGCAGCTCGAGGCGTCCCTGCCGGCCGTGGTCTCCGTGACGGACCAGTCGGGCGAGGCCCGCTACCCGTCCTTCAAGGGCATCATGGCGGCGAAGAAGAAGCCGGTCGAGTCGCTGGACCTCGAGGACCTGGAGATCGAGGCGGACGAGGTCGGCCTGGAGGGCTCCTGGACCGCCGTGGACTCGGCGACCGAGCGTCCGGCCCGTACGGCGGGCACGATCGTCAAGGACGAAGGCGAGGGCGGCAGGCAGCTGGCCGAGTTCCTCGCGGGCCAGAAGTTCATCTAG
- a CDS encoding SDR family oxidoreductase has product MNATAISGEGNGVLEGAVVAVAGAAGAAGRATLLRLAERGATVVACDAHPERLAEAVDAARYAHGGATVTGETVDLSDAGAARAWADRTEAEFGRIDGLVHLVGGWRGGAGLTESSLADWDFLEKLLIRTVQSTSLAFQDVLQRSDRGRYVLISAAGASRPTAGNAAYAASKAAAEAWTLALGDAFRKAGGDAGPTAAAAILVVKALVHDAMRAERPNAKFAGFTDVKELAEAIAGVWDTPAAEVNGKRLWLTPQP; this is encoded by the coding sequence ATGAACGCGACAGCAATCAGCGGTGAGGGCAACGGTGTGCTCGAAGGCGCGGTGGTCGCCGTCGCCGGAGCGGCCGGGGCGGCCGGCCGGGCCACCCTGCTGAGGCTGGCCGAGAGGGGCGCGACCGTGGTCGCCTGCGACGCGCACCCCGAGCGGCTCGCGGAGGCGGTGGACGCGGCGCGCTACGCGCACGGCGGCGCGACCGTCACCGGCGAGACCGTCGATCTGTCGGACGCGGGCGCGGCCCGTGCGTGGGCCGACCGGACCGAGGCGGAGTTCGGCCGGATCGACGGGCTGGTCCATCTCGTCGGCGGCTGGCGCGGCGGCGCGGGGCTGACGGAGAGCAGCCTGGCCGACTGGGACTTCCTGGAGAAGCTGCTGATCCGCACCGTGCAGTCCACCTCACTCGCCTTCCAGGACGTGCTCCAGCGCAGCGACCGCGGCCGTTACGTGCTGATCAGCGCCGCCGGGGCGAGTCGCCCCACCGCCGGCAACGCCGCCTACGCGGCGTCCAAGGCGGCCGCCGAGGCGTGGACGCTCGCCCTCGGCGACGCCTTCCGTAAGGCGGGGGGCGATGCGGGCCCGACAGCGGCGGCTGCGATCCTGGTGGTCAAGGCACTGGTGCACGACGCGATGCGCGCCGAGCGCCCGAATGCGAAGTTCGCGGGCTTCACGGACGTCAAGGAGCTGGCCGAGGCCATCGCCGGCGTCTGGGACACACCCGCCGCGGAAGTGAACGGAAAGCGCCTGTGGCTGACCCCGCAACCCTGA
- a CDS encoding LacI family DNA-binding transcriptional regulator, with amino-acid sequence MAETARHPEPRYGTRPTMKDVAARAGVGLKTVSRVVNSEPGVTPDTERRVQEAIDALGFRRNDSARVLRKGRTASVGLVLEDLADPFYGPLSRAVEEVARAHGALLINGSSAEDPTREQELVLALCARRVDGLIVIPAGDDHRYLEPEIKAGVATVFVDRPAGRIDADTVLSDNFGGAREGVAHLVAHGHRRIGFIGDRPRIHTATERLRGYRAAMADAGITVEPSWVSLGPTGPGSVRAAAEAMLSGPEPVTALFAGNNRVTVTAVRVLVECGRRVALVGFDDIELADLLGITVVSQDPAAVGRTAAEHLFRRLDGAGHTPARVELPTRLVTRGSGELPPG; translated from the coding sequence GTGGCCGAGACCGCCCGTCATCCCGAGCCCCGTTACGGCACCAGACCGACCATGAAGGACGTGGCGGCCCGCGCCGGAGTGGGCCTCAAGACGGTCTCCCGGGTGGTGAACAGCGAACCCGGCGTCACGCCCGACACCGAGCGCCGCGTCCAGGAGGCGATCGACGCGCTGGGCTTCCGCCGCAACGACAGCGCGCGCGTCCTGCGCAAGGGCCGCACCGCGTCCGTCGGGCTCGTCCTGGAAGACCTCGCGGACCCCTTCTACGGCCCGCTGAGCCGTGCGGTGGAGGAGGTGGCCCGCGCCCACGGTGCCCTGCTGATCAACGGTTCCAGCGCCGAGGACCCCACACGCGAGCAGGAGCTCGTGCTCGCGCTCTGCGCACGGCGGGTGGACGGCCTCATCGTGATTCCGGCGGGCGACGACCACCGCTATCTGGAGCCCGAGATCAAGGCGGGTGTGGCCACCGTGTTCGTCGACCGGCCGGCGGGCCGGATCGACGCCGACACGGTCCTCTCGGACAACTTCGGCGGAGCCCGTGAGGGGGTCGCCCACCTGGTGGCGCACGGCCACCGCCGGATCGGCTTCATCGGCGACCGGCCGCGCATCCACACCGCCACCGAGCGGCTGCGCGGCTATCGCGCCGCCATGGCCGACGCGGGGATCACCGTCGAGCCCTCGTGGGTCTCGCTCGGCCCGACCGGCCCCGGGAGCGTCAGGGCCGCCGCCGAGGCGATGCTGTCGGGCCCGGAGCCGGTCACCGCCCTCTTCGCGGGCAACAACCGGGTGACGGTGACCGCCGTCCGCGTCCTCGTGGAGTGCGGGCGCCGCGTCGCCCTCGTCGGCTTCGACGACATCGAGCTGGCCGACCTCCTCGGCATCACGGTGGTCTCCCAGGACCCCGCCGCGGTCGGCCGGACCGCCGCCGAGCACCTGTTCCGCCGACTCGACGGCGCCGGACACACACCGGCCCGGGTGGAGCTGCCGACCCGGCTCGTCACCCGGGGCTCGGGCGAACTCCCGCCCGGCTGA